The Cydia splendana chromosome 8, ilCydSple1.2, whole genome shotgun sequence genome contains a region encoding:
- the LOC134792858 gene encoding uncharacterized protein LOC134792858: protein MCDKTVLKSLMLAAVAACVVARPEPPSSYGAPSFSAPSSSYGAPAPQYGPPQQQPIVHKHVYVHVPPPDNEYPAARKQIYVPPPQKHYKIVFIKAPTPPTPTAPIIPVQPQNEEKTLVYVLVKKPEEQPDIVIPTPAPTQPAKPEVYFIRYKTQKQEGYPAAQQPQQEYGAPAPASAPSSEYGAPSGDSSY from the exons ATGTGTGACAAAACG GTACTGAAGTCGCTGATGctggcggcggtggcggcgtgCGTGGTGGCGCGGCCGGAGCCTCCGTCGTCATACGGAGCTCCCTCTTTCAGCGCGCCCTCGTCCTCATACGGAGCGCCCGCCCCTCAGTACGGACCCCCGCAGCAGCAGCCGATTGTGCATAAACACGTATACGTGCACGTGCCTCCTCCGGACAATGAGTATCCGGCCGCCCGCAAGCAGATCTACGTGCCTCCTCCTCAGAAGCACTACAAGATAGTGTTCATCAAGGCGCCGACCCCGCCGACCCCGACCGCACCCATCATCCCGGTGCAGCCTCAGAACGAGGAGAAGACCCTCGTGTACGTTCTGGTGAAGAAACCCGAGGAGCAGCCCGACATCGTGATCCCGACGCCGGCGCCCACGCAGCCCGCCAAGCCGGAGGTCTACTTCATCCGGTACAAGACTCAG AAACAAGAAGGCTACCCCGCCGCGCAGCAGCCCCAGCAGGAGTAcggcgcgcccgcgcccgcgtcCGCGCCTTCCTCCGAGTACGGAGCCCCGTCCGGCGACAGCTCCTACTGA
- the LOC134793241 gene encoding uncharacterized protein LOC134793241: MSLKIEAETKVSSDPCVLAYDGNLYIGTEDGYIHSFDDKLSPVASWPAHAVQPFALAAGGGAVYSSSNDGSIRVWSAKGDKITEIPVPGADVSVLHVSGNELYTGDEAGTVKVYENNTEKAMYNVLEEVKDLALSAPFLFTVRDLDVTVTEIKPDESRTRFVTRHTMEGRAPLRVAGPHLLCMARGGNNLALHDSSVATVFKKKHEVKVSDMIVTSLAVSGDYAWTGGWDGVLRRWKITTDQLEDSGSLELGACINGLAASQNSVFAIVAGGRVVCVKGA, encoded by the exons ATGAGTCTGAAAATTGAAGCCGAAACAAAAGTTAGTTCTGATCCCTGCGTATTAGCATATGACGGAAACTTGTACATTGGAACTGAAGATGGCTATATCCAT TCCTTCGACGACAAACTGAGCCCCGTTGCATCATGGCCAGCGCACGCAGTACAACCGTTCGCCCTGGCAGCGGGCGGCGGCGCCGTCTACTCCAGCTCGAACGATGGCAGCATCAGAGTATGGTCTGCGAAAGGAGATAAGATTACCGAAATACCAGTGCCTGGCGCTGATGTTAGCGTGCTACATGTCTCTGGAAACGAGTTGTACACGGGCGATGAAGCAGGGACT gTAAAAGTGTACGAGAATAATACTGAAAAAGCAATGTACAACGTGTTAGAAGAAGTAAAAGATCTCGCATTGAGCGCACCATTTTTGTTTACCGTTCGAGATTTGGATGTGACGGTTACTGAAATCAAGCCAG ATGAATCCAGAACTCGATTTGTTACGCGGCATACTATGGAAGGTCGTGCTCCTTTGAGAGTAGCTGGTCCACATCTTCTCTGCATGGCGAGAGGGGGAAACAACCTTGCCCTACACGACTCGTCTGTGGCTACAGTCTTCAAAAAAAAGCATGAAGTTAAG GTTAGTGATATGATTGTAACAAGTCTGGCAGTCTCTGGTGACTATGCTTGGACTGGAGGCTGGGATGGCGTCTTACGACGATGGAAAATTACTACCGACCAGTTGGAAGATTCTGGATCATTGGAACTTGGTGCTTGCATCAATGGGTTGGCAGCTTCACAAAACAGTGTGTTCGCTATTGTGGCTGGAGGGAGGGTGGTGTGTGTAAAAGGAGCATAG
- the LOC134792859 gene encoding NADH dehydrogenase [ubiquinone] 1 beta subcomplex subunit 11, mitochondrial: protein MSALIKLRHMPVMQRCLWNHVNKVTRTISTSKKNSETATAACETKPQDKNWVSYGFDYENKEDDTSAHHASYFFTITLCLVFGGFAWAYAPDVSLRDWAQREAFLELRRREKAGLPPVDPNYVDPKRVKLPSDEDLNGVEIII, encoded by the coding sequence ATGTCGGCGCTCATCAAACTGCGTCACATGCCTGTGATGCAACGATGTCTGTGGAATCATGTAAACAAGGTTACCCGCACCATTTCAACATCTAAGAAGAATAGCGAAACGGCCACCGCCGCCTGCGAAACCAAACCTCAAGACAAAAACTGGGTGAGCTATGGATTTGATTATGAAAATAAAGAGGATGACACCAGTGCCCACCACGCGTCCTACTTCTTTACTATCACCTTATGTTTAGTATTCGGTGGTTTCGCCTGGGCCTATGCTCCTGATGTAAGCTTGAGAGATTGGGCCCAGCGTGAAGCTTTCCTCGAGTTGCGCCGCCGTGAGAAAGCTGGTCTCCCGCCCGTAGACCCCAACTATGTTGATCCCAAGAGAGTGAAACTGCCAAGTGATGAAGACCTAAATGGTGTTGAGATCATCATTTAA
- the LOC134792860 gene encoding RNA-splicing ligase RtcB homolog, producing MVVRQYNEELKYLEKINPYCWRIKKGFQPNMNVEGIFYVNNSLEKLMLDELRNACRPGMTGGFLPGVKQIANVAALPGIVGRSVGLPDVHSGYGFAIGNMAAFDMSDPKSIVSPGGVGFDINCGVRLLRTNLHEKDVLPLKEQLAQSLFDHIPVGVGSKGIIPMNARDLEEALEMGMDWSLREGYVWAEDKEHCEEYGRMLTADPSKVSLRAKKRGLPQLGTLGAGNHYAEIQVVDEIYDKYAAGKMGLERVGQVCVMIHSGSRGFGHQVATDALVQMEKAMKRDIIETNDRQLACARINSVEGQDYLKAMAAAANFAWVNRSSMTFLTRQAFAKQFKMTPDDLDMHVIYDVSHNIAKTEEHVVDGKVKTLLVHRKGSTRAFPPNHPLIPVDYQLTGQPVLIGGTMGTCSYVLTGTHQGMTETFGSTCHGAGRALSRAKSRRNIDYKEVLEKMENMGISIRVASPKLVMEEAPESYKNVTDVVNTCHAAGISKKSVKLRPIAVIKG from the exons ATGGTTGTTCGTCAATACAACGAAGAATTGAAGTATTTGGAAAAAATTAATCCATATTGTTGGAGAATTAAGAAGGGATTTCAACCCAACATGAATGTTGAAGGCATATTTTATGTAAACAATTCACTAGAAAAGCTTATGTTAGATGAATTGAGAAATGCATGCCGGCCCGGCATGACTGGCGGCTTTCTTCCCGGTGTAAAACAAATTGCAAACGTAGCGGCTTTACCGGGTATCGTAGGCCGGTCTGTGGGTCTACCCGATGTACATTCAGGATATGGTTTCGCTATAG GTAATATGGCAGCATTTGATATGTCCGATCCTAAGTCTATTGTATCTCCCGGAGGTGTGGGGTTTGATATCAACTGTGGTGTAAGACTATTGAGAACTAACTTACATGAAAAAGATGTACTACCCCTGAAG GAACAATTGGCTCAGAGTCTTTTTGACCATATACCTGTGGGAGTAGGCTCTAAAGGTATTATTCCAATGAATGCCCGTGATTTGGAAGAGGCACTGGAGATGGGCATGGATTGGTCTCTTAGAGAGGGTTATGTGTGGGCAGAGGACAAGGAACACTGTGAAGAATATGGCAGGATGCTCACAGCAGACCCCTCAAAAGTTAGTCTTCGAGCCAAGAAGAGAGGCTTGCCCCAACTTGGAACCCTTGGGGCTGGTAACCATTATGCTGAGATTCAAGTTGTAGATGAGATCTATGACAAATATGCAGCTGGAAAAATGGGTCTGGAAAGAGTTGGACAAGTGTGTGTGATGATTCATTCGGGCAGCAGAGGCTTTGGACATCAAGTTGCAACTGATGCATTAGTGCAAATGGAAAAAGCAATGAAAAGAGACATTATTGAGACTAATGATCGTCAGCTAGCTTGTGCTAGAATTAATTCTGTTGAAGGACAGGATTACTTGAAGGCAATGGCAGCAGCAGCCAACTTTGCCTGGGTAAATCGTAGTTCTATGACTTTCCTCACAAGGCAGGCATTtgcaaaacaatttaaaatgacACCTGATGATCTGGACATGCATGTTATTTATGATGTTTCACACAATATTGCTAAGACGGAGGAGCATGTTGTGGATGGAAAAGTTAAGACTTTACTGGTCCATAGAAAG ggcTCCACAAGGGCATTTCCGCCTAACCACCCGCTAATCCCAGTGGATTATCAGCTAACTGGGCAGCCTGTTCTTATCGGAGGGACCATGGGCACCTGCAGCTATGTACTTACAGGCACTCATCAGGGTATGACTGAAACTTTTGGCTCAACATGTCATGGAgct GGCCGCGCTTTGTCACGTGCCAAGTCTAGGCGTAATATCGATTACAAAGAAGTCCTTGAAAAAATGGAAAACATGGGTATTTCTATTAGAGTCGCCTCACCAAAACTAGTCATGGAAGAGGCCCCAGAATCTTACAAAAATGTTACCGATGTTGTGAACACATGCCATGCGGCTGGTATCAGCAAGAAATCTGTCAAACTTCGACCAATCGCAGTtattaagggttaa